Proteins encoded in a region of the Kryptolebias marmoratus isolate JLee-2015 linkage group LG14, ASM164957v2, whole genome shotgun sequence genome:
- the rgs3a gene encoding regulator of G-protein signaling 3a isoform X8, with protein sequence MKNRLAFLRRRNESPGSNSAGKLDKTMKSVKPTPEEALKWGDSLDKLLGHKYGLAAFRAFLRTEFSEENLEFWLACEEYKKIKSQSKMASKAKKIFAEYIAIQSCKEVNLDSYTRDHTKDNLQNVTRSCFDLAQRRIYGLMEKDSYPRFLRSELYLDLINQKKPSATSTSSSS encoded by the exons ATGAAGAATCGGCTTGCTTTCCTGCGGAGGAGGAATGAGTCCCCAGGAAGTAACTCAGCCGGCAAGTTGGACAAAACTATGAAGTCAGTCAA GCCCACCCCAGAGGAAGCACTGAAATGGGGGGACTCACTGGACAAGCTGCTGGGACACAAAT ATGGTCTGGCAGCCTTCAGAGCTTTCCTGCGCACGGAGTTCAGTGAAGAAAATCTGGAATTTTGGCTAGCCTGCGAGGAATACAAGAAGATCAAGTCGCAGTCTAAGATGGCCTCAAAAGCCAAGAAAATCTTTGCAGAATACATCGCTATACAGTCTTGTAAAGAG GTGAATCTGGATTCATACACTAGAGATCACACTAAGGACAACCTGCAGAATGTGACACGCTCCTGCTTTGACCTAGCGCAGAGGCGGATATACGGGCTGATGGAAAAGGACTCATACCCCCGCTTCTTGCGCTCTGAACTCTACTTGGACTTAATCAACCAAAAAAAGCCCAGCGCCACGTCCACCTCATCCTCATCATAA
- the rgs3a gene encoding regulator of G-protein signaling 3a isoform X7 translates to MPAPMFSTMVDFSEKYLERAKDMKNRLAFLRRRNESPGSNSAGKLDKTMKSVKPTPEEALKWGDSLDKLLGHKYGLAAFRAFLRTEFSEENLEFWLACEEYKKIKSQSKMASKAKKIFAEYIAIQSCKEVNLDSYTRDHTKDNLQNVTRSCFDLAQRRIYGLMEKDSYPRFLRSELYLDLINQKKPSATSTSSSS, encoded by the exons ATGCCTGCACCCATGTTTTCCACCATGGTAGATTTCTCGGAAAAGTACCTAGAAAG GGCCAAAGACATGAAGAATCGGCTTGCTTTCCTGCGGAGGAGGAATGAGTCCCCAGGAAGTAACTCAGCCGGCAAGTTGGACAAAACTATGAAGTCAGTCAA GCCCACCCCAGAGGAAGCACTGAAATGGGGGGACTCACTGGACAAGCTGCTGGGACACAAAT ATGGTCTGGCAGCCTTCAGAGCTTTCCTGCGCACGGAGTTCAGTGAAGAAAATCTGGAATTTTGGCTAGCCTGCGAGGAATACAAGAAGATCAAGTCGCAGTCTAAGATGGCCTCAAAAGCCAAGAAAATCTTTGCAGAATACATCGCTATACAGTCTTGTAAAGAG GTGAATCTGGATTCATACACTAGAGATCACACTAAGGACAACCTGCAGAATGTGACACGCTCCTGCTTTGACCTAGCGCAGAGGCGGATATACGGGCTGATGGAAAAGGACTCATACCCCCGCTTCTTGCGCTCTGAACTCTACTTGGACTTAATCAACCAAAAAAAGCCCAGCGCCACGTCCACCTCATCCTCATCATAA